One Chaetodon trifascialis isolate fChaTrf1 chromosome 13, fChaTrf1.hap1, whole genome shotgun sequence DNA segment encodes these proteins:
- the gpatch11 gene encoding G patch domain-containing protein 11 isoform X2, whose product MRKRTICLMHSSVKYVKPGVSMVRRVKEAFKRETQQMEKNIKNRQKTFKEQEKESREAALQNSISNENKGFALLQKMGYKAGQGLGKEGAGRVDPIPLNIKTDRGGIGMEEVKKRKAEEELEHYRQKVRAKQQNETKSLEDFRSRVRTEREERKIEGDLRRSQRACEQLDSQKSITVPREDWYWPKAETDDEEDGVKEEEEEEEEVVELTSFDKLQILTSYLRGVHFYCIWCGTTYNDEEDLCSNCPGDTAADHE is encoded by the exons atgaggaagaggacTATATGTCTGATGCATTCCTCAGTAAAAT ATGTGAAACCAGGTGTCAGCATGGTGAGGCGGGTAAAAGAAGCATTCAAGAGGGAGACGCAGCAAATGGAGAAGAACATCAAGAACCGCCAGAAGACCTTCAAGGAACAGGAGAAGGAAAGCAGAGAAGCAGCTTTACAAAACTCCATCAGCAATGAGAACAAGGGATTTGCACTTCTGCAGAAAATGGGTTACAAAGCTGGTCAAGGCCTCGGGAAGGAGG GAGCAGGGAGGGTTGATCCAATTCCTTTGAATATCAAAACCG ACAGAGGCGGCATTGGCATGGAAGaggtgaagaaaagaaaagctgaggAGGAACTTGAACATTATCGGCAGAAAGTGCGAGCCAAACAACAGAATGAGACCAAATCTCTGGAAGATTTTAG GTCAAGGgtaaggacagagagagaggagcgaaAGATTGAAGGAGATCTCAGAAGGAGTCAGCGAGCCTGTGAGCAGCTCGACAGTCAGAAG AGCATCACTGTCCCCAGGGAGGACTGGTACTGGCCCAAAGCAGAGACTGATGACGAGGAAGATGGTgttaaggaggaggaagaggaagaggaggaggttgtGGAATTAACG TCCTTTGACAAACTGCAAATCCTGACATCCTATTTGAGAGGAGTCCATTTTTACTGCATATGGTGTGGGACCACCTATAATG atGAAGAGGACTTGTGCTCTAACTGTCCCGGGGATACAGCAGCAGACCACGAATGA
- the gpatch11 gene encoding G patch domain-containing protein 11 isoform X1, which yields MSDEEEDYMSDAFLSKIQDVKPGVSMVRRVKEAFKRETQQMEKNIKNRQKTFKEQEKESREAALQNSISNENKGFALLQKMGYKAGQGLGKEGAGRVDPIPLNIKTDRGGIGMEEVKKRKAEEELEHYRQKVRAKQQNETKSLEDFRSRVRTEREERKIEGDLRRSQRACEQLDSQKSITVPREDWYWPKAETDDEEDGVKEEEEEEEEVVELTSFDKLQILTSYLRGVHFYCIWCGTTYNDEEDLCSNCPGDTAADHE from the exons ATGtctgatgaggaagaggacTATATGTCTGATGCATTCCTCAGTAAAAT acaAGATGTGAAACCAGGTGTCAGCATGGTGAGGCGGGTAAAAGAAGCATTCAAGAGGGAGACGCAGCAAATGGAGAAGAACATCAAGAACCGCCAGAAGACCTTCAAGGAACAGGAGAAGGAAAGCAGAGAAGCAGCTTTACAAAACTCCATCAGCAATGAGAACAAGGGATTTGCACTTCTGCAGAAAATGGGTTACAAAGCTGGTCAAGGCCTCGGGAAGGAGG GAGCAGGGAGGGTTGATCCAATTCCTTTGAATATCAAAACCG ACAGAGGCGGCATTGGCATGGAAGaggtgaagaaaagaaaagctgaggAGGAACTTGAACATTATCGGCAGAAAGTGCGAGCCAAACAACAGAATGAGACCAAATCTCTGGAAGATTTTAG GTCAAGGgtaaggacagagagagaggagcgaaAGATTGAAGGAGATCTCAGAAGGAGTCAGCGAGCCTGTGAGCAGCTCGACAGTCAGAAG AGCATCACTGTCCCCAGGGAGGACTGGTACTGGCCCAAAGCAGAGACTGATGACGAGGAAGATGGTgttaaggaggaggaagaggaagaggaggaggttgtGGAATTAACG TCCTTTGACAAACTGCAAATCCTGACATCCTATTTGAGAGGAGTCCATTTTTACTGCATATGGTGTGGGACCACCTATAATG atGAAGAGGACTTGTGCTCTAACTGTCCCGGGGATACAGCAGCAGACCACGAATGA